The Pseudomonas pergaminensis nucleotide sequence CGGCAAGGCGGCGCACTTCCAAGTCACCCTCAAAGTGGGGTTCCGTATTGCCAGTAGTTGATCACCTCGGTTGAACTTGCCGACTGGCCGATTGCCATAACCTGCGCTACAACCAATGGGTGCCGACGCCACGCGCGTCGGCACGCTCTATTAGATCAGCGCAAGGAAAGTAACGGATGAAGAAGTTCCTGTTAGCGGTAGGTTTGTTGAGCATTGCAGGCACAGCCCTGGCGGCGGGCAAGCCTTGTGAAGAGCTGAAAAGCGAAATTGCAGCGAAAATCGACGCCAAGGGCGCTTCGGGTTATTCGCTGGAAGTGGTGGAAAAAGGCGCTGCGCCGAGCGATCACACAGTGGTCGGCAGCTGCGAAGGTGGTACCAAGGAAATTGCCTACAAGCGCGGTTAATCCCGTGTTGCAGACATAAAAAACCGACGCAAGTGCGTCGGTTTTTTTTCGCCTGAAGTTTTTAGCCCTTCATCAACTGCGCCAGTAACTCGTAGGAATGAATCCGGTCGGCGTGTTCGTACAGGTCGCAGGTAAAGATCAGCTCATCAGCGCCGGTCTGCTCGATCAGCACTTCCAGTTTGGCGCGGATCTTCGCCGGGCTACCGACCATGGCCAGGCCGAGGAAGCTACCCACTGCGTCTTTTTCATGGGGCAGCCACAGGCCGTCCATGGTTTTGACCGGTGGGCGCTGCACCAGGCTTTGCCCGCGCATCAGCGCCAGAATGCGTTGATACACGGAGGTGGCCAGGTAGTCGGCCTGCTCATCGGTGTCCGCCGCCACCAACGGAATGCCGAGCATCACGTAGGGTTTGTCCAGCACTGCTGAAGGCTTGAAGTGGTTGCGGTACACGCGAATCGCCTCATGCATCAGGCGGGGTGCGAAGTGCGAAGCGAAGGCGTAGGGCAAGCCGCGCTCGCCAGCCAGCTGTGCGCTGAACAGACTGGAGCCCAGCAGCCACACGGGCACATTGGTGCCGGTACCCGGTACGGCAATGATCCGTTGATCGGGCGTGCGTGGGCCGAGGTAGGCCATCAACTCGGCGACATCTTCCGGGAATTCATCGGCGCTGCCGGAGCGCTCACGGCGCAGGGCGCGGGCGGTCATTTGGTCAGAGCCGGGCGCACGGCCCAGGCCCAGGTCGATACGGCCAGGGTAGAGACTCTCCAGGGTGCCGAACTGCTCGGCGATCACCAGGGGCGCGTGGTTGGGCAGCATCACGCCGCCGGAACCGACGCGAATGGTCGAAGTGCCACCGGCCAGGTATCCCAGCAGCACCGAGGTCGCGGAGCTGGCGATGCCGTCCATGTTGTGGTGTTCGGCCACCCAGAAACGGTTGTAGCCGAACTTTTCCACATGTTGGGCCAGGTCCAGGGAATTGCGCAGCGACTGCGCCGGGCTGCCATTGGCCCGCACGGGCACCAGGTCGAGGGTCGAGAACTTTACGTCGGACAGCGATTTCATAAGCCTGCTTCTCCAAGGGGGCCGCAGGCTTTATAGACGAACCAAAACCTGCCGCTTCATGTGCATACCTATGCAATGAGGGCATATACCCGAGATTCAATAGCACGCTAGGAAAATTCCTACTGTATTGCTAGGTTTCTCCGACAGGATGAACTTTGCCAGTCCGACTACTCTCAGAACCCTTACTGACGCAAAACCACCGTTCGAGGAGACCGCTATGAGTATCGTGAAAAAAGCATCCGCGCATTGGGAAGGTGACCTGAAGACTGGTCTGGGTTCCATTTCCACGGAAACCGGCGTGCTACGTGAAGCGCCCTACGGCTTCAAGGCGCGTTTCGAGGGTGGCAAGGGCACCAACCCGGAAGAACTGATCGGGGCGGCCCACGCCGGCTGTTTCTCCATGGCCTTCTCCATGATTCTCGGCGATGCCGGGCTCAAGGCTGACAGCATCGACACCCAGGCCGAAGTGACCCTGGACCAGGTCGACGGTGGTTTTGCGATCACCGCCGTGCACTTGATCCTCAAGGCCAAGATTCCGGGCGCAAGCCAGGCGCAGTTCGATGAGTTGAGCAAAAAGGCCAAGGAAGGGTGCCCGGTGTCCAAGGTGCTGAATGCAAAAATCAGCCTGGATGCCACGCTCGTAAACTGACACCGCTAAACCTGTAGCAGCCGGTTTCTGTGGGAGCTGGCTTGCCTGCGAAAGCATCACCTCGGAGTCACTGCGAAGCCGAGGCAACTGCATCGCGGGCAAGCGCGGCTCCCACAGAGGTCGTTCCGACATTTAGTTATGCGTTAAATCAGAACTCGTGTTTCACCGATGTGGTCCTATAGCCTATGCAGCCTTAGCCGCACACCCGTGCGCAATGCATTTAGGGAGCTTCAAACATGAAACGTTTTGCCTTGGCGATCATCTGCGGTGTATTGGCCACATCGGCTGTGGCCGCACCAAAAGACTGCGAAGAGCTCAGGAAAGAGATCGAGGTCAAGATCCAGGCTAATGCGGTTCCGTCCTACACCCTGGAGATCGTCAGCAAGGAAGAAGCCGACAAGCACGACAGCGCCATGGTTGTCGGCAGCTGTGAGAATGGCACCAAGGCCATCGTCTACCAGAAGAACAACGACTGATCAGATGCAGTTGACGCTGCGTTCCTCCGCGAGCAACTGACGCGCCGAGTCATACAACCGGATATTGGGTGTGAAGGCCAACGAGCGCCCTTCCAGCACATAGCGCTGGCCGGCCTGGAAGTGGTCGTATTGCAGGGTCATGAAGCAGGTGCGGTACATCATCTGGCTCAGCCCACCCAAACCGCCACCCGCCGGGACTTCAAAGTCGAAGCGCACCATCAATTCGTGATGGCCGGGCGGAAATTGGAAGAAACGTCCGTCATCCAGGTTCTTGCCGTCCAGACGCTGCGCCATCACCAGCTTGGAGCCCGGCGTTGGCGTGGTGAAATCGACCCAGGCTTGCTGCGGATCCGCCGGTGGAACGGGGGTAGTCGTGCAGGCACTGAGGAACAAGGCGGCGACGGGAAACAAGAGCTGACGCATGGCAGGCACTCGACGAAAGGAGAGAATGGAGCCCGGCGCCGACGGCAGCAGGCTCCCTATGAGTATAAACACGTCATGCCGTGGAAAAATTCCGCGCAGGCACGATAGTCTGGCGAGCAAATTACCCAGGAGTGGTCGGGGCATGGTCAGGCGTTTTCTTCCAGGGTTGATGGTTGTGCTGCTCAGCGGCTGCTCCAGTGTCAGTTACTACGGTCAATTGGCCAGCGGTCAGTGGCAGTTGCTGCGGGCCAGGGAGCCGGTGGCTCAGGTGATTGCCGACCCCTCCCGCCCTGCCTTATTGCGCGAGCACCTGGTGCAATCGCAAAAGGCGCGCACGTTCGCCAGTGAACACCTGCACCTGCCTGACAACCAGAGTTACAGGTTGTACGCCGACATCGGCCGGCCCTATGTGGTCTGGAATGTCTTTGCCACGCAGGAATTTTCCTTGTCCCCCGAAACCCATTGCTTCCCCATCGCCGGCTGTGTGGCCTATCGCGGCTATTACAACCAGGGCGCGGCGCGTGGCGAGGCTGCGTTGCTGAAGCAGCAGGGCATGGACGTCTCGATAGGCGGCGTCGAGGCGTATTCCACCTTGGGTTGGTTCAACGACCCGATCATGAATTCAATGATGAACTGGGGCGATGAACGCTTGGCCACGCTGATCTTCCATGAGCTGGCGCACCAGCGTTTCTATGTGAAGGACGACACCGAGTTCAATGAGTCGTTTGCCAATTTCGTCGAGCAGGAAGGTACACGCCAATGGCGCGCTGCGCGGGGGCTGGCGCCTGATAGCTTGTCCACGTCCAAACAGCGTGACCAGTTTATCCAGTTGGTCCTCGATACCCGTCAACGCTTGCAAACGCTCTACGCCCAACCCTTGGCTGAGGATGCGATGCGTCAGGCCAAGGCGGCGCAATTCGAGCGTTTGCGCAGCGATTACCGGCAACTGCGCGACAGCCAATGGGGCGGCGATAAACGTTATGACGCCTGGATCAACCAGCCCATGAACAATGCGCGGCTGTTGCCATTTGGGCTGTACGACCAGTGGGTGCCGGCGTTTGCGGCGTTGTTTGCGCAGGAAGGTGGGGATTGGGTGAGGTTTTATGCGGCGGTGGAACGGTTGGGAGGGTTGCCGGTGGAGCAGCGCAAGGCGGCGTTGAGGCACTTGCAAGGTGGTGGCCTTTAGGGCCATCGCAGGCAAGCCAGCTCCCACAGTTGACCGATTTTCAACATGAGAACGCTTTCAACTGTGGGAGCTGGCTTGCCTGCGATAGTTATTTTAAGGCCGCTGCAAAAATGCCTGGTGCATCTGCGCCAATGTCTCAAAATGCCAAGTCGGCGCCTCGGCATTCAATTCTTCAAAGCTGCCGAACCCATACCCCACCGCTGCCGAATCCAGCCCATTGCTGCGCGCACCGATCAGGTCATGCTTGCGGTCACCAATCATCAGGGTGGTGGCCGGGTCCAGATGCTCTTCGTTGATCAAATGGGCAATCAGCTCGACCTTATTGGTGCGTGTGCCATCCAATTCGCTGCCGTAGATCACCTTGAAGTGCTTGGCGAAATCGAAGTGCCGAGCGATCTCGCGGGCAAATACCCACGGCTTGGACGTCGCCACGTACAGCTGGCGACCTTGGCCGCTCAGGTCTTCCAACAGCGGCATCACGCCGTCGAACACACGGTTTTCATACAGGCCGGTGACCTTGAAGCGCTCGCGATAGAAATTCACCGCTTCCCAGGCCTTGGCCTCGTCAAAGCCGTAGAACTGCATGAAGGCTTGCAGCAAGGGTGGGCCGATGAAGTGTTCCAGCTTGGTCAGGTCCGGCTCATCAATGCCGAGTTTGCCGAGGGCGTACTGGATCGAGCGGGTGATGCCTTCGCGCGGGTCGGTGAGGGTGCCGTCCAGGTCGAACAGCACGGTTTGGTAGTGCAGGGTCATCGGTCGAATCCTTCAGCCAGGTGCAGGTCTTTGAGCTTCACGTAGTTCGCGGCGCTGTAGGTGAAAAAGGCGCGCTCCTTGTCAGTCAGTGGGCGGATTTGTTTAACCGGGCTGCCCACGTACAAGAAGCCGCTTTCGAGTTTCTTGCCTGGCGGCACCAGGCTGCCAGCGCCGATGATCACGTCGTCTTCCACCACGGCGCCGTCCATCACGATGCTGCCCATGCCGATCAGGATGCGGTTGCCCACGGTGCAGCCATGCAGCATGACTTTGTGGGCGATGGTCACGTCGTCGCCGATCAACAGCGGGAAGCCGTCCGGGTTAAAAGGACCGGCGTGGGTGATGTGCAGCACGCAGCCGTCCTGCACGCTGGTGCGCGCACCGATGCGGATGCGGTGCATGTCGCCGCGGATCACGGTCAGCGGCCAGACCGAGCTGTCGGCGCCGATTTCGACGTCGCCGATCACCACCGCCGAGATATCGACAAAAGCCCCGGCGCCCAGGGCTGGCGTGTGGTTCTGATAGGTGCGAAGGGTCACGATAGCCTCTCTCTCTTCTGCTGATAGCTGCGGTGGACGTTGATTGTAATTAAGATGGCCCCATCTTTGTTCTTACATGTTTCTTCAGCCAAGGTGCCAACCGTGAGCGCGAACAACCCTCTTCTGCAGTCCTACGACCTGCCGCCGTTCTCGGCGATCCGTGCCGAGCACGTCCAGCCGGCCATTGAACAGATCCTCGCCGACAACCGCGTTGCCATCGAAGGCATCCTGCACAGCCAGGGTAAAAATCCGACGTGGGCCGGCCTGGTCCTGGCCATGGACGAACTGAATGACCGCCTCGGTGCTGCCTGGAGCCCGGTCAGCCACCTCAACGCCGTGTGCAACAGCGCTGAACTGCGCGAAGCCTATGAAGGCTGCCTGCCGGCGTTGAGCGCCTACTCCACCGAGATGGGCCAGAACCGCGCGCTGTTCCAGGCCTTCGAAGCCCTGGCCAACAGCCCGGAAGCCGCCGGTTTCGATGTGGCGCAGAAAACTATCCTGGAACACTCGCTGCGTGACTTCCGCCTGTCCGGCATCGATCTGCCGCCCGAGCAGCAAAAGCGCTACGCCGAAGTGCAGAGCAAACTGTCCGAGTTGGGCAGCAAATTTTCCAACCAGTTGCTGGACGCCACCCAGGCCTGGACCAAACACGTGACTGATGAGGCCACCCTCGCCGGCCTGACCGACTCGGCCAAGGCGCAGATGGCTGCCGCTGCCCAGGCCAAAGGCCTCGACGGCTGGCTGATCACCCTGGAATTCCCGAGCTACTACGCGGTGATGACCTACGCCCAGGATCGTGCCCTGCGTGAAGAGGTCTACGCGGCCTACTGCACCCGAGCGTCGGACCAAGGCCCGAATGCCGGTCAGAACGATAACGGCCCGGTGATGGAACAGATCCTCGACCTGCGTCAGGAGCTGGCCCAGTTGCTCGGTTACGCGTCGTTCTCCGAACTGAGCCTGGCGACCAAGATGGCCGAGTCCAGTGACCAGGTGCTGAGCTTCCTGCGCGACCTGGCCAAGCGCAGCAAGCCGTTTGCCGTCCAGGACCTGCAACAGCTCAAGGCCTACGCCGCCGAACAAGGCTGCGCCGACCTGCAAAGCTGGGACAGCGGTTTCTACGGCGAGAAACTCCGTGAGCAGCGCTACAGCGTCTCCCAGGAAGCCCTGCGCGCCTACTTCCCGATCGACAAAGTGCTGGGCGGCCTGTTCGCCATTGTGCAGCGCCTGTACGGCATCGAGATCGCCGAGCAGAAAGGCTTCGACACCTGGCACCCGGATGTCCGCCTGTTTGAAATCAAGGAAAACGGCCAGCATGTCGGTCGCTTCTTCTTCGACCTCTACGCCCGCGCCAACAAGCGTGGCGGTGCCTGGATGGACGGCGCCCGCGACCGTCGCCGCACGATAGACGGTGTACTGCAAAGCCCGGTGGCCAACCTGGTGTGCAACTTCACCCCGGCTGACAGCGGCAAGCCTGCCCTGCTGACCCACGATGAAGTCACCACGCTGTTCCACGAATTCGGCCACGGCCTGCATCACCTGCTGACCCGCGTTGAACACGCTGGTGTGTCCGGCATCAACGGCGTGGCCTGGGATGCGGTGGAGCTGCCGAGCCAGTTCATGGAGAACTGGTGCTGGGAGCCCGAAGGCCTGGCGCTGATCTCCGGTCACTATGAAACCGGCGAGCCATTGCCACAGGATCTGCTGGAAAAAATGCTCGCGGCGAAGAATTTCCAGTCCGGCCTGATGATGGTGCGCCAGCTGGAATTCTCGCTGTTCGACTTCGAACTGCATGCCACTCACGGTGATGGCCGCAGTGTGGCGCAGGTGCTGGAAGGCGTGCGCGATGAGGTGTCGGTGATGCGTCCGCCGGCCTACAATCGCTTCCCCAACAGCTTTGCTCACATCTTTGCGGGTGGTTACGCCGCGGGTTACTACAGCTACAAGTGGGCTGAAGTGCTGTCGGCAGATGCCTTCTCCAAGTTCGAGGAAGACGGCGTGCTCAATGCCGAAACCGGCCGCGCCTTCCGCGAAGCCATCCTCGCGCGTGGCGGCTCCCAGGCGCCAATGGTGCTGTTCGTCGACTTCCGCGGACGTGCGCCGTCGATTGACGCACTCTTGCGCCACAGCGGCCTGAGTGAGGACGCGGCAGCATGAGTGAAGGGCCTGTGATTACCAAAAAGCAATTTATCGCCGGGGCGGTCTGCCCGGCGTGCAGTGAGCCGGACAAGCTGAAGATGTGGACCGAAGACAACGTGCCACACCGTGAGTGCGTGGCGTGCGGTTACACCGACACCTTGAATGACCAGGGTCTGTCGGTGCCCAAGGAATTGGGCACCCGGGTGAATACCTCGGCGTTGAAAGCCCCTGCGGACCCAAAAGTGCAGGCGGTGCAGTTCTTTCCTAATCCGAAGCTGAAAAAAGACTAGCCAGCGTACGCAGACCTAATGTGGGAGGGGGCTTGCCCCTGATGGTGGTGTATCAGCCAGCCTATTGGCATTGATAAACCACCATCGGGAGCAAGCCTCCTCCCACTTTTTTTGCCCGCATTTATTCGACTTAGGTCGCTGAATCGATTCTCTACATCCTTAGCCTGCTATCATTTGTAACTATTGATTGCCGCTGCGTTCTATCTCCTTGGGTCGGTTGGATCCAATTCGCTGCTGAAAAAAATCAGAAGCCGCTCCCAGAAGCGGCTGATAACCCGTGACCACATGATGAGGTGCCACCATGTCTGATCAAGATCAAGACAACCCCCGGCGTGACTTTTTGCGCAAATCCTTGACCTTGATCCCGGTGGTCACGGTTGCCAGCACCGGCCTTGGCGGTTCGATGCTGATGGCTACGCCCGAGCCGGCCCAGGCGGCGCCCGCCAAGCCTGTGGCGAGCGAAAAGGCCTACGAGCCCACGTACTTCACCGCCGAGGAATGGGCGTTTATCAACGCCGCCGTCGAGCGCTTGATCCCCGCCGATGCCCAAGGCCCGGGTGCCCTGGAAGCGGGTGCGCCGGAATACATCGACCGCCAGATGAATACCCCTTACGCCAGCGGTGCGTTGTGGTTCATGCAGGGCCCGTTCAACGCCGACGCGCCGCCGGAAATGGGCTGGCAGAGCAAACTGGTGCCCAAGGATATCTATCGCCTGGGCATTGCCGCGACGGATGCCTGGTCGAAGGCGTTCAACGGTAAGGTTTTTGCTGCGCAAGACAGCGCTACCCGAGACGATATGTTGCACCGTCTCGAAGCCGGCGGCAGTGAGGTGACCGCGCATTTTGACGCGGTGCCGCCGAAGATTTTCTTCAACCTGTTACTGCAAAACACCAAGGAAGGGTTCTTCTGCGACCCGATCCACGGCGGCAATAAAGGCATGGTCGGCTGGACCATGATCGGTTTCCCCGGCGCCCGCGCCGATTTCATGGACTGGGTGGAACGCAACGAGCAGTACCCCTTCCCGGCCGTTTCAATCCGCGGCGAGAGGGCATAAGCGTGGCGACCATCATGAAGAAAGTGGATGCAGTGATCGTAGGCTTCGGCTGGACCGGCGCGATTATGGCCAAGGAACTGACGGAAGCGGGCCTCAACGTGGTTGCGCTGGAGCGCGGCCCGATGCAGGACACATACCCGGACGGCAACTATCCCCAGGTCATCGACGAACTGACCTACAGCGTGCGTAAGAAGCTCTTTCAGGACATCTCCAAGGAGACGGTGACCATTCGTCATAGCGTGAATGATGTTGCCCTGCCTAACCGTCAGTTGGGTGCGTTCTTGCCGGGCAACGGCGTGGGCGGGGCGGGCCTGCACTGGTCGGGGGTGCATTTCCGTGTCGATCCAATTGAACTGCGTATGCGCAGCCACTACGAGGAACGCTACGGGAAAAACTTCATCCCCAAGGACATGACCATCCAGGACTTCGGCGTGAGCTATGAAGAGCTGGAGCCGTTTTTCGACTATGCGGAAAAAGTCTTCGGTACGTCCGGCCAAGCCTGGACCGTGAAGGGCCAGTTGGTCGGCGAAGGCCGTGGCGGCAACCCTTATGCACCGGATCGCTCCAACCCCTTCCCATTGGAAGCGCAGAAGAACACCGTCTCCGCACAGCTGTTTCAGAAAGCGGCGGCCAGCGTCGGGTATAAGCCTTACAACCTGCCGTCAGCCAATACCTCGGGGCCTTACACCAACCCTTATGGTGCGCAGATGGGCCCGTGCAATTTCTGCGGCTTCTGCAGTGGCTACGTGTGCTACATGTATTCCAAAGCCTCGCCGAACGTGAATATCCTGCCGGCGTTGCGCCAGGTGCCGAACTTTGAGCTGCGGCCCAATTCCCACGTGCTCAAGGTCAACCTCGACAGCACCAAGCGCAAAGCCACCGGCGTGACCTACATCGACGCCCAGGGCCGCGAATGCGAGCAACCGGCGGACTTGGTGATCCTCGGCGCGTTCCAGTTCCATAACGTGCGTCTGATGCTGCTCTCCGGTATCGGCAAGCCGTACGACCCGATTACCAATGAAGGCGTGGTGGGCAGGAACTTCGCCTACCAGAACATGGCGACCATCAAGGCGTTCTTCGACAAGGACACCCACACCAACAACTTCATCGGTGCGGGCGGCAATGGCGTGGCCATCGATGACTTCAACGCCGACAACTTCGACCATGGGCCCCACGGCTTTGTGGGCGGTTCGCCGATGTGGGTGAACCAGGCTGGCAGCCGACCTATTGCCGGCACCTCGAACCCGCCGGGTACTCCAGCCTGGGGCAGCGCCTGGAAGCGCGCCACCGCCGATTACTACACCCACCAAGTGTCGATGGATGCCCATGGCGCCCATCAATCCTACCGGGGCAACTACCTGGATCTGGACCCGGTTTACCGCGATGCCTATGGCCTACCGTTGCTGCGCATGACGTTCGACTGGCAGGAAAACGACATCAAGATGAACCGCTTCATGGTCGAGAAAATGGGCAAGGTCGCCGAGGCGATGAACCCCAAGGCGATTGCGGTGTTGGGCAAAAAGGTCGGTGAGCACTTCAATACAGCGTCCTACCAGACCACCCACCTCAACGGCGGCGCGATCATGGGCACCGACCCGAAAACCAGCGCGCTGAACCGTTATCTGCAGTGCTGGGATGTGCACAACGTGTTTGTCCCAGGCGCATCCGCTTTCCCACAAGGCTTGGGCTACAACCCTACCGGCCTGGTG carries:
- a CDS encoding DUF1161 domain-containing protein, with protein sequence MKKFLLAVGLLSIAGTALAAGKPCEELKSEIAAKIDAKGASGYSLEVVEKGAAPSDHTVVGSCEGGTKEIAYKRG
- a CDS encoding LLM class flavin-dependent oxidoreductase, translated to MKSLSDVKFSTLDLVPVRANGSPAQSLRNSLDLAQHVEKFGYNRFWVAEHHNMDGIASSATSVLLGYLAGGTSTIRVGSGGVMLPNHAPLVIAEQFGTLESLYPGRIDLGLGRAPGSDQMTARALRRERSGSADEFPEDVAELMAYLGPRTPDQRIIAVPGTGTNVPVWLLGSSLFSAQLAGERGLPYAFASHFAPRLMHEAIRVYRNHFKPSAVLDKPYVMLGIPLVAADTDEQADYLATSVYQRILALMRGQSLVQRPPVKTMDGLWLPHEKDAVGSFLGLAMVGSPAKIRAKLEVLIEQTGADELIFTCDLYEHADRIHSYELLAQLMKG
- a CDS encoding OsmC family protein, which produces MSIVKKASAHWEGDLKTGLGSISTETGVLREAPYGFKARFEGGKGTNPEELIGAAHAGCFSMAFSMILGDAGLKADSIDTQAEVTLDQVDGGFAITAVHLILKAKIPGASQAQFDELSKKAKEGCPVSKVLNAKISLDATLVN
- a CDS encoding DUF1161 domain-containing protein encodes the protein MKRFALAIICGVLATSAVAAPKDCEELRKEIEVKIQANAVPSYTLEIVSKEEADKHDSAMVVGSCENGTKAIVYQKNND
- a CDS encoding PA0061/PA0062 family lipoprotein; the encoded protein is MRQLLFPVAALFLSACTTTPVPPADPQQAWVDFTTPTPGSKLVMAQRLDGKNLDDGRFFQFPPGHHELMVRFDFEVPAGGGLGGLSQMMYRTCFMTLQYDHFQAGQRYVLEGRSLAFTPNIRLYDSARQLLAEERSVNCI
- a CDS encoding aminopeptidase, with amino-acid sequence MVRRFLPGLMVVLLSGCSSVSYYGQLASGQWQLLRAREPVAQVIADPSRPALLREHLVQSQKARTFASEHLHLPDNQSYRLYADIGRPYVVWNVFATQEFSLSPETHCFPIAGCVAYRGYYNQGAARGEAALLKQQGMDVSIGGVEAYSTLGWFNDPIMNSMMNWGDERLATLIFHELAHQRFYVKDDTEFNESFANFVEQEGTRQWRAARGLAPDSLSTSKQRDQFIQLVLDTRQRLQTLYAQPLAEDAMRQAKAAQFERLRSDYRQLRDSQWGGDKRYDAWINQPMNNARLLPFGLYDQWVPAFAALFAQEGGDWVRFYAAVERLGGLPVEQRKAALRHLQGGGL
- a CDS encoding HAD family hydrolase is translated as MTLHYQTVLFDLDGTLTDPREGITRSIQYALGKLGIDEPDLTKLEHFIGPPLLQAFMQFYGFDEAKAWEAVNFYRERFKVTGLYENRVFDGVMPLLEDLSGQGRQLYVATSKPWVFAREIARHFDFAKHFKVIYGSELDGTRTNKVELIAHLINEEHLDPATTLMIGDRKHDLIGARSNGLDSAAVGYGFGSFEELNAEAPTWHFETLAQMHQAFLQRP
- a CDS encoding gamma carbonic anhydrase family protein, whose translation is MTLRTYQNHTPALGAGAFVDISAVVIGDVEIGADSSVWPLTVIRGDMHRIRIGARTSVQDGCVLHITHAGPFNPDGFPLLIGDDVTIAHKVMLHGCTVGNRILIGMGSIVMDGAVVEDDVIIGAGSLVPPGKKLESGFLYVGSPVKQIRPLTDKERAFFTYSAANYVKLKDLHLAEGFDR
- the prlC gene encoding oligopeptidase A, translating into MAPSLFLHVSSAKVPTVSANNPLLQSYDLPPFSAIRAEHVQPAIEQILADNRVAIEGILHSQGKNPTWAGLVLAMDELNDRLGAAWSPVSHLNAVCNSAELREAYEGCLPALSAYSTEMGQNRALFQAFEALANSPEAAGFDVAQKTILEHSLRDFRLSGIDLPPEQQKRYAEVQSKLSELGSKFSNQLLDATQAWTKHVTDEATLAGLTDSAKAQMAAAAQAKGLDGWLITLEFPSYYAVMTYAQDRALREEVYAAYCTRASDQGPNAGQNDNGPVMEQILDLRQELAQLLGYASFSELSLATKMAESSDQVLSFLRDLAKRSKPFAVQDLQQLKAYAAEQGCADLQSWDSGFYGEKLREQRYSVSQEALRAYFPIDKVLGGLFAIVQRLYGIEIAEQKGFDTWHPDVRLFEIKENGQHVGRFFFDLYARANKRGGAWMDGARDRRRTIDGVLQSPVANLVCNFTPADSGKPALLTHDEVTTLFHEFGHGLHHLLTRVEHAGVSGINGVAWDAVELPSQFMENWCWEPEGLALISGHYETGEPLPQDLLEKMLAAKNFQSGLMMVRQLEFSLFDFELHATHGDGRSVAQVLEGVRDEVSVMRPPAYNRFPNSFAHIFAGGYAAGYYSYKWAEVLSADAFSKFEEDGVLNAETGRAFREAILARGGSQAPMVLFVDFRGRAPSIDALLRHSGLSEDAAA
- a CDS encoding YheV family putative zinc ribbon protein, whose translation is MSEGPVITKKQFIAGAVCPACSEPDKLKMWTEDNVPHRECVACGYTDTLNDQGLSVPKELGTRVNTSALKAPADPKVQAVQFFPNPKLKKD
- a CDS encoding gluconate 2-dehydrogenase subunit 3 family protein, with product MSDQDQDNPRRDFLRKSLTLIPVVTVASTGLGGSMLMATPEPAQAAPAKPVASEKAYEPTYFTAEEWAFINAAVERLIPADAQGPGALEAGAPEYIDRQMNTPYASGALWFMQGPFNADAPPEMGWQSKLVPKDIYRLGIAATDAWSKAFNGKVFAAQDSATRDDMLHRLEAGGSEVTAHFDAVPPKIFFNLLLQNTKEGFFCDPIHGGNKGMVGWTMIGFPGARADFMDWVERNEQYPFPAVSIRGERA
- a CDS encoding GMC family oxidoreductase translates to MATIMKKVDAVIVGFGWTGAIMAKELTEAGLNVVALERGPMQDTYPDGNYPQVIDELTYSVRKKLFQDISKETVTIRHSVNDVALPNRQLGAFLPGNGVGGAGLHWSGVHFRVDPIELRMRSHYEERYGKNFIPKDMTIQDFGVSYEELEPFFDYAEKVFGTSGQAWTVKGQLVGEGRGGNPYAPDRSNPFPLEAQKNTVSAQLFQKAAASVGYKPYNLPSANTSGPYTNPYGAQMGPCNFCGFCSGYVCYMYSKASPNVNILPALRQVPNFELRPNSHVLKVNLDSTKRKATGVTYIDAQGRECEQPADLVILGAFQFHNVRLMLLSGIGKPYDPITNEGVVGRNFAYQNMATIKAFFDKDTHTNNFIGAGGNGVAIDDFNADNFDHGPHGFVGGSPMWVNQAGSRPIAGTSNPPGTPAWGSAWKRATADYYTHQVSMDAHGAHQSYRGNYLDLDPVYRDAYGLPLLRMTFDWQENDIKMNRFMVEKMGKVAEAMNPKAIAVLGKKVGEHFNTASYQTTHLNGGAIMGTDPKTSALNRYLQCWDVHNVFVPGASAFPQGLGYNPTGLVAALTYWSARAIREQYLKNPGPLVQA